CTCAAGGAATACGGCGCCGAGCAGTTCGAGGTGACGGTGAAACCCGCCCCCGGCCTCGCCTCGGCCGACATCGCCGCGGTCCTGCGCGAGCTCATCCACTTCACCGCCCGTCGCCATGGCGAGAAGGCGACGCTCTCGCCCATCCTCGACCCCGCGGGCGTCGGCAACGGCGTGCATATCCACATGAGCTTCCTCGACGAATCGGGCGCCCCCGCCACCCATGACGGGAACGGCCCCTGCGGCATGACCGAGATCACCGGACAGTTCATCGCGGGCATTCTCGCGCATCTCGACGCGATCATCGCCTTCGCCGCGCCCTCGGCCATCTCCTACACCCGCCTCACCCCGCATCGCTGGAGCGCGGCCTTCAACAACCTCGGCTTCCGCGACCGCGAGGCGGCGGTGCGCATCTGCCCGGTGCAGGGCACCGACCCGGCCAGCATCGCGCGCCAGTACAATTTCGAGTTCCGCGCCGCCGACGCCACCGCCTCCCCGCATCTCGTGCTCGCGGCCGTGGTCCATGCGGGCTGCCAGGGGATCGAGGACGCGCTGCCCATGCCCGAGGCCACCGAGGAGGATCTCTCGCTTCTTTCCGAGAACGCGCTGGCCGAACGCGGGCTCGGGGCGCTGCCCTCCGACCTCGCGACCGCGCTCGACCGGCTCGAGGCCAGCGACACGGTGCGCGGCTGGTTCGCGGACGGTCTCGTCGATGTCTACCTCGCCCACAAGCGCGGCGAGCTGGACCACGCGATGAGCCTTGACGAGGAGGCCCGCCTCGCGGCCTATGCCACCGTCTACTGACCCGCGCGATGCGAGAGGATTCGATGATCGACTTTGACGCCACGCCCCCCGCGCTGTCCCTCGACGCGCTCGCCGACCTGGCGCAGCGGCATTTCGGGCTCTCGGGCGCGCTCACGCCCCTCGCCTCCGAGCGCGACCAGAACGCGCGCCTCGACACCGGCTCGGCCTCCTACGTGGTCAAGCTCGCCAACGCCGCCGAGGATCCCGCGCATCTCGAGATGCAGAACGCGGCGCTCGCGCATATCGAGGCATGCGGCATCACCGGCACGCCGCGCCTCGTGCCCACCCTCTCGGGCGCACCGATGGAAACCGTGTCGCACGAGGGGGCAAGCCACGCGCTCCGTGTCGTCACCTGGCTCTCCGGTCCGCTGCTCAGCGGCGCCCCCCGCAGCACGCCGCAACTGCGCAGCCTCGGCGCCTTCATGGGCCGCCTCACCCGCGCGCTCCAGGGCTTCGGTCACAAGGCGGCGCACCGCCCCGACTTCGTGTGGTCGCTCGATCACGTCGCGCGCCTGCGCCCCTGGGCCGACGAGATCGCGGAGGCCGCCGACCGCGCCCGCGTCATCGCCCTCTTCGACCGCTACGAGGATCAGGTCGCCCCGCGCCTGCCCGCCCTGCGCGCCTCGGTCCTCCATCAGGACGCCAACGACAACAACGTGATCGTGGACGCGGACGATCCCGACCGCGTGACCGGCCTCATAGATTTCGGCGACATGGCCTTCGGTCGCACCGTGAACGAGCTCGCGATCACGCTGGCCTATGCCCTTCTCGACGCCGAAGACCTCTACACCGCGATGCGCGCCGTGATCGAGGGCTACGTGGCCGAGTTCCCCCTCACCGCCCCCGAGGCCGACGTGCTCTTCGATCTCATGCGGATGCGGCTCGTGGCCAGCGTCTGCATCTCCTCGCACCAGATCAAGGCGCATCCCGGGAACGACTACCTGCTCGTCTCGCAGAAACCCGCCTTCGCGCTGCTGGACAGGCTGGACCGGATTGACCCCGCCTTCATGACCGCGCTCTGCCGCAAGGCGGCGGGCCACGACGCGGTGCCGACCGCCCCCGCGATCCGGGCCGATCTCGCGGCGCGCCCCCCGGCTCCCCTCTGCCCGCCCTCGCTCAGGCGCGCGGCGCGCATGGCGCTCCTGATGGATGGCACCTATCCCGACATGCCCGCCTACTCCGACCGCGCCTTCGACGACTGGCTTGGCACCCACCGCCCCGAGTCGCTGCCCGACAACGTCCCCTTCTACGGCATGGGCCCCTATGGCGAGGTGCGCAGCGTCTACACGTCCGAGCAATTCGCCGACGCGGCCTCGCCCGAGCGGCGCACGCGGCACATGGGGATCGACGTCTTCGGCCCGGCGGGCACCCCCGTCCTTGCGCCGCTCGACGGCCGCGTCCGGCGCGCCACCTACAACGCCGACCCGCTCGACTACGGCAATCTCCTGATCCTCGAACACGAAACCGCCGACGGCCTGCCCTTCTTCACCCTCTACGGCCACCTCGCCGGCGAGGGGCTGGCAACCGAGGGCGCGACCGTCCGCGCCGGCGACACGATCGCGCGGTTCGGCGACTGGCACGAGAACGGCGGCTGGTCGCCGCACCTGCATTTCCAGGTCATGTCGACCATGCTCTCGCAATCCGACAACTTCTTCGGCGTGGGCCATGACAGCCATTGGGACATCTGGTCGGACATCTGCCTCGACCCGCTCCCGCTCCTCGGTCTCACGCCCGAAACCTTCACCGTCGATCCCAACCCGCCCGAGGCGCTGATGCGCCGCCGCGCCGATCACCTCAGCCCCGCGCTCTCGGTCTCCTACCGCAACAAGCTCAAGATCGTGCGCGGCCGCGGCCCCTGGCTCATCGACCACACCGGGCGGCACTTCCTCGACGCGGTGAACAACATCACCCATGTCGGCCACTGTCACCCGCATGTGGTGAACGCGCTCGCCGCGCAGGCCGCGACGCTCAACACCAACACCCGCTACCTGGGCGAGCCGATCCTCGACTATTCCGAACGCCTCGCCGCCAGGCTCCCCGAGGGGCTCGACACGCTCTTCTTCGTCAATTCCGGCTCCGAGGCGAACGAGCTTGCGCTGCGCATCGCGCGCACGGCGCTGGGGCGCAAGAACACCGTCGTGCTCGACTGGGCCTATCACGGCAACACCGGCGGCATGGTCGATGTCTCGCCTTACAAGTTCAAGCGCAAAGGCGGCTTCCCCAAGCCCGATTTCGTCGAGATCGCGGAGTTCCCCGACGCCTATCGCGGCACCCATCGCGGCATGACCCAGGAGACGGCGACCGCCTATGCCGCGGACGTGGCGCGCTGTCTCGACGACATCGAGGCCGCCACCGGCTCGGGCGCGGCGAGCTTCATCGCCGAATCGGTGTCCGGCGTGGGCGGCCAGGTCTTCTACCCGCCGGGCTATCTCGAGGCCGCCTACGCGCATGTGCGCGCCCGCGGCGGCGTCTGCATCGCCGACGAGGTGCAATGCGGCTTCGGACGCATGGGCGATGCCTTCTGGGCCTTCGAGACACAGGGCGTCACCCCCGATATCGTCGTGATGGGCAAACCCATCGGCAACGGCCACCCGCTCGCCGCCGTGGCGACGACACGCGCGCTGGCCGAGAAGTTCCGCACCGGCATGGAATATTTCAACTCCTTCGGCGGCAATCCCGTCTCGATGGCCGTGGGCATGGCCGTGCTCGACGTGATCGAGAGCGAAGACCTCCAGGCCCGCGCCAGGGCCACCGGCGATCACCTCATGGCGTGCTTCCGTGACCTCGCCACGCGGCACCCGCTCATCGGTGACGTGCGCGGGCGCGGCCTGTTCTGCGGGATCGAACTCGTGCGCGACGCGGACACCCGTGCCCCGGCCACCGACGCGGCCACGGCCATCGTCAACGACCTGCGCGAACAGGGCGTGCTGCTCTCGACCGACGGCCCGGACGAGAACGTGCTCAAGCTCAAGCCGCCCATGGTGTTCGGCATCCCCGAGGCCGATATCGTGCTCGACGCGCTCGAGGCCGCCTTCCGCCGCGCCTGACGCGGCGCGGCGCGGCGCGACCCGTCAGACCATCGCGAGCGCCCCGCCGAGAAACGGGTATCTCTCGATCGCCGGGGCGACGACCGTTTCCTCGAGGATGGGTTTCAGCGTCGCCGCCACGCGCTCGGGCATGTCCTCGAGCATCCCCTTCCGCGCGGTCAGGCTGATCGTCCGCGTGAGCGGCGCGACGGGCAGTTCGAACACGTCGATCCGGTCCGCGAAGCGCTGCGCACGCGCCAGCGCGAGCGGCGTCAGGATCGTCCAGCCCTGCCCCTGCCCCACCAGCGCGAGGATCGCGTGATAGCTGTCGAGTTCGAAGCGATGCGGCAGCGTCAGCCCCTGCCGCGCCATGTGCGACGCGATGAGACGGCCCATGTAGTGCCGCTGCGTGTACTGGATGAGCGGCAGGCGCTCCAACCGCTCCATCAGCCCCGCGCCGCCCGCCACCGCGCCGCGCGGCGCGGCGATCACGAAGGGCTCTCGCAGGATCGGGTGCACCTCGGCCCAGGGCGCCGCCTCGCCCAGCTCGGCGGCGACGATCACGTCAAGCCGGCGCGCATCCAGCAGGTCGTGAAGGTAATGGCTCGCCCCCGTCTCCAGCAGGAACTGGCACCCGGTCAGTTCGCCCGCCATATGCGTCAGCAGGCGCGGCGTCACGTCCGCCTCGAAATCCTCGATCATGCCAAGCCGGAACCGGGTCAGCCGCGACAGGTCGGACATGGCAAGCTCGGCGCGCGCCTGCGCGGCCTCGTTGAGGATGGCCTGCGCGCGGCGATGCATGATCTCGCCCGCCCGCGTCAGGCGCACGGGCCGCGCGTTGCGATCGAGAAGCGTGGCGCCCACCGCGGTCTCGAGGTTGGTCAATTGCTGGCTCACGGTCGATGCGCTGGTCCCGAGGCGCCGCGCCGCGGCCGAGATCGACCGCTCGTCGGCGGCGGCCATGAATATCTCGATGCCCCAAAGCGTGATCCGGCCCGGACTATCGGCCACGTCCCGCGCGCCCCCGGCTCTACTTGCCCATCTTGGAAAGCTTGCGCTGCAACTCGGCCAGTTGCTCCTTGATCTCGTCGAGATCCTCGTCGCTCTCCGCGCCGCCGGCGGCCGGCTTGTCCTCGGCTTCCGGCTTGCCCGCGTCCCGCACGCCGAAGCCGCCCATCGCCTTCATGAAGGCTTCCTGCTGCGCGCGCAGCGCCTCCATCCCCGGCATCTGGGCCAGCGGGTTGGCACGGGTCATGTTCTCCATCATCTGCGTCTGCCCCTCGCGCAGCATCTCGAAGCTCTGCGCCAGGAACTCGGGCACCATGCTGCTCGCCTGGGTGGTATAGCTTCGCACAAGGTCGGTCAGCACGTTGACCGGCAGGACGTTCTCGCCGCGGCTTTCATGCTCCGCGATGATCTGGAGAAGATACTGCCGCGTCAGGTCGTCGCCGGACTTGAGGTCGATGATCCGCACCTCGCGCCCCTCGCGGATGAAATGCGCGATATCCTCGAGCGTGACGTAGTCGGACGTCTCGGTGTTATAGAGCCGGCGGCTCGCGTAGCGCTTGATCAGAAGCGGTTTCTCGGTCTCGGCCACGCGCGATCCTCCCTGATGCGGCTTTGCGGCACAGCTTACCGCATGGCGTGAAAAAGGAAAGGGCGAGCACATGGCTCGCCCTTTGCGATCTGCGCCTGCCGGCAGGGAGGAGGCGGCGGCGCGGATCGTGATCCTGCGCGACTTACTTCGCGGCGGATGCCGATGCTTTCTTGGCGGCGGCCGACACGTCGTCGGTCGCTTTCTTGACGGCCTTCGCGGCGTCGTCCTGCATGGTCTTGCCGGTCGCCATCATCAGGTCGACGGTTTCCATCTGGACCTTCTTCGCGACTTCGGCGAAGGCGGCCATGTTCTCGGCGGCCACTTCGGCATTGGCCGATGCGAAATCGGTCATCGCCTTGGTGTAGTCGGTGGGCTCGTCCTTGGCTTTCGTCAGGTCGTTCATGCGGGCCAGGGTGTCCTTGGTCCACTTGTTCGAGATCTCTGCCGACTGCTCGGCGGCCTTGAGGGCCACGCTCGAGAATTTCTCGTTGAGTTCCGCCTGGTGCTTGAAGGCGTCCTCGATGGCTTTCGTGTCCATCGGGAATGCGCCCATGAAGTCTTTCATCATGGTGTTGAAGTCTTGTGCTTTTGCCATTGTCTCGATCCTTGATACCGTGTGTTTCTGCGAGGCCGGCGGGCTCATTCCCGCCTTGCTGCGTCTGCACAACATATACGTGCCGCATCGCAGCATTTCAAGGATTTTTTCTGCACTGCGGCATAAAAAGGTGACGCAGGGTCAACGCGCTGTTTTCACTCGAAAACTTCGACCGCCTTGCGCCGGACATAGCTGCCGGGGGCCGGTTCGATCGGCGGAAAATCGTCCGATCCCGGCTGGCGCGCGGGCACTTTCTTGCCCGATCGCGGCCGCAGCCACGCCTCCCAGCGCGGCCACCACGACCCCTCGTGAAACTCCGCCGCCTCGATCCAGCCCTCCGCGTCGGCCTCCACGTCGCCATTGGTGTAATGGCCGTATTTCTTCTTCGAGGGCGGGTTGACGATCCCGGCGATATGGCCCGATTGCGACACGATGAAGGTCTTGTCCTTCGAGCCCATCTTCCGCACCCCGCGGTAACAGTCGCGCCAGGGCGCGATATGATCGGTCTCGCAGGTCACGGCCATGAGCGGCACCGTCACGTCCCCGACCTTCAGCACCTCGCCGCAAAGCTCGAATCCCTCGCCGGCGAAGGCGTTGCGCTGGCACAGGCCGCGCAGGTATTCCATCGTCATCCGGCCCGGCAGGTTCGAGCCGTCCCCGTTCCAGTAGAGCAGGTCGAAGGCGGGCGGCGTCTCGCCCATCATGTAGGAGCGGATCGCGGGCGTGTAGACGAGGTCGTTCGAGCGCAGGAAACTCATCGTGCGCC
This window of the Roseovarius sp. SCSIO 43702 genome carries:
- a CDS encoding glutamine synthetase family protein — encoded protein: MIRDPLIFAATSDLAGKMRGKAFPASQLEKRLERGIGWVPTNALITCFDTIAESPFGSLGDLAIMPDRDASYEIDFEDGTPPERFILGDITTPEGAPWLGCTRGALRSALDRLHRVTGLTLNAAFEHEFQLRTDTPAMGEAFTLQGLSRRRAMGEALVAAMAQAGLGEDTFLKEYGAEQFEVTVKPAPGLASADIAAVLRELIHFTARRHGEKATLSPILDPAGVGNGVHIHMSFLDESGAPATHDGNGPCGMTEITGQFIAGILAHLDAIIAFAAPSAISYTRLTPHRWSAAFNNLGFRDREAAVRICPVQGTDPASIARQYNFEFRAADATASPHLVLAAVVHAGCQGIEDALPMPEATEEDLSLLSENALAERGLGALPSDLATALDRLEASDTVRGWFADGLVDVYLAHKRGELDHAMSLDEEARLAAYATVY
- a CDS encoding aminotransferase class III-fold pyridoxal phosphate-dependent enzyme, with amino-acid sequence MIDFDATPPALSLDALADLAQRHFGLSGALTPLASERDQNARLDTGSASYVVKLANAAEDPAHLEMQNAALAHIEACGITGTPRLVPTLSGAPMETVSHEGASHALRVVTWLSGPLLSGAPRSTPQLRSLGAFMGRLTRALQGFGHKAAHRPDFVWSLDHVARLRPWADEIAEAADRARVIALFDRYEDQVAPRLPALRASVLHQDANDNNVIVDADDPDRVTGLIDFGDMAFGRTVNELAITLAYALLDAEDLYTAMRAVIEGYVAEFPLTAPEADVLFDLMRMRLVASVCISSHQIKAHPGNDYLLVSQKPAFALLDRLDRIDPAFMTALCRKAAGHDAVPTAPAIRADLAARPPAPLCPPSLRRAARMALLMDGTYPDMPAYSDRAFDDWLGTHRPESLPDNVPFYGMGPYGEVRSVYTSEQFADAASPERRTRHMGIDVFGPAGTPVLAPLDGRVRRATYNADPLDYGNLLILEHETADGLPFFTLYGHLAGEGLATEGATVRAGDTIARFGDWHENGGWSPHLHFQVMSTMLSQSDNFFGVGHDSHWDIWSDICLDPLPLLGLTPETFTVDPNPPEALMRRRADHLSPALSVSYRNKLKIVRGRGPWLIDHTGRHFLDAVNNITHVGHCHPHVVNALAAQAATLNTNTRYLGEPILDYSERLAARLPEGLDTLFFVNSGSEANELALRIARTALGRKNTVVLDWAYHGNTGGMVDVSPYKFKRKGGFPKPDFVEIAEFPDAYRGTHRGMTQETATAYAADVARCLDDIEAATGSGAASFIAESVSGVGGQVFYPPGYLEAAYAHVRARGGVCIADEVQCGFGRMGDAFWAFETQGVTPDIVVMGKPIGNGHPLAAVATTRALAEKFRTGMEYFNSFGGNPVSMAVGMAVLDVIESEDLQARARATGDHLMACFRDLATRHPLIGDVRGRGLFCGIELVRDADTRAPATDAATAIVNDLREQGVLLSTDGPDENVLKLKPPMVFGIPEADIVLDALEAAFRRA
- a CDS encoding LysR family transcriptional regulator, translated to MADSPGRITLWGIEIFMAAADERSISAAARRLGTSASTVSQQLTNLETAVGATLLDRNARPVRLTRAGEIMHRRAQAILNEAAQARAELAMSDLSRLTRFRLGMIEDFEADVTPRLLTHMAGELTGCQFLLETGASHYLHDLLDARRLDVIVAAELGEAAPWAEVHPILREPFVIAAPRGAVAGGAGLMERLERLPLIQYTQRHYMGRLIASHMARQGLTLPHRFELDSYHAILALVGQGQGWTILTPLALARAQRFADRIDVFELPVAPLTRTISLTARKGMLEDMPERVAATLKPILEETVVAPAIERYPFLGGALAMV
- the phaR gene encoding polyhydroxyalkanoate synthesis repressor PhaR, giving the protein MAETEKPLLIKRYASRRLYNTETSDYVTLEDIAHFIREGREVRIIDLKSGDDLTRQYLLQIIAEHESRGENVLPVNVLTDLVRSYTTQASSMVPEFLAQSFEMLREGQTQMMENMTRANPLAQMPGMEALRAQQEAFMKAMGGFGVRDAGKPEAEDKPAAGGAESDEDLDEIKEQLAELQRKLSKMGK
- a CDS encoding phasin family protein — translated: MAKAQDFNTMMKDFMGAFPMDTKAIEDAFKHQAELNEKFSSVALKAAEQSAEISNKWTKDTLARMNDLTKAKDEPTDYTKAMTDFASANAEVAAENMAAFAEVAKKVQMETVDLMMATGKTMQDDAAKAVKKATDDVSAAAKKASASAAK